Proteins encoded by one window of Cervus canadensis isolate Bull #8, Minnesota chromosome 18, ASM1932006v1, whole genome shotgun sequence:
- the CARMIL2 gene encoding capping protein, Arp2/3 and myosin-I linker protein 2 isoform X2, translated as MAQTPDGISCELRGCPSTGEITKFLWPKEAELLLKTWLPEREGAEQGHVLALLRWRAYLLHTCLPLRVDCTFSYLEVQAMVLQETPPQVTFELESLPELVLEFTGVAALEQLAQHVAAAIRKVFPRSTLGKLFRRPTPPSMLARLEKSSSSEATSPSSPCGGFSETYEALCDYNGFPFREEIQWDVDTIYHRQGCRHFSLGDFSHLGSRDLALSVAALSYNLWFRCLSCVDMKLSLEVSEQILHMMNQSSHLEELVLETCGLRGDFVRRLAQALAGHSSSGLRELSLAGNLLDDRGVAALSRHLEKHPGALRRLSLAQTGLTPRGMRALGRALASNSAFDSALIHLDLSGNPGALGASEDHGGLYSFLSRPNVLTFLNLAGTDTALDTLFGALSRGGCSSLAHLDASRNVFSRTKSRAAPDALQLFLSRTGTLRYLGLAGCKLPPDALRALLEGLALNTHLNDLHLDLSTCELRSAGAQVIQDLVCDAGAVSSLDLADNGFGSDMVTLVLAIGRSRSLRHVALGRNFNVRCKETLDDVLHRIVQLMQDDDCPLQSLSVAESRLKLGAGVLLRALGTNPNLTALDISGNAMGDTGAKMLAKALRVNTRLRSVVWDRNHTSALGLLDVAQALEQNRSLKAMPLPLNDVAQAQRSRPELTARAVHQIQACLLRNNRTDHTSTDGASRPKPLGLGSDPSEQEVNELCQSVQEHVELLGCGAGPQGEAAVHQAEDAIQNANFSLSILPILYEAGSSPSHQWQLRQKLEGLLGQVGEVCRRDIQDFTQATLDTTRSLCPQTLQGPRWREQLEGVLGGSRGLPELLPEHLLQDAFTRLRDMRLSVTGTLAESIVAQAVAGLSAARDRLVESLAQQATEAVPPVVPALDGDESSPLGPGELEGLFFPEEKEKEDEEEQKDESPPQKWPESLHCLHVDSSTHSAAEEPEPELAAPGEDAEPQAGPSARGSPSPAAPGPPAGPLPRMDLPPSGQPLRHPTRTRPRPRRQHHHRPPPGGPQVPPALPQEGNGLSARVDEGVEEFFSKRLIHQDRLWAPEEDPAAEGGTTPVPRTLRKKLGTLFAFKKPRSTRGSRPDLETSPGAAPRSRKTTLGDLLRPPARPGRGEEPAGAEGGTGSPDPTRRSRPRYTRESKAYSLILLPAEEEETVGARPDKRRPLERGDTELAPSFEQRVQVMLQRIGVSRSSGSAEGKRKQSKDGEIKKAGSDGDIMDSSTEAPPISIKSRTHSVSADPSCRPGSGSQGPESATWKTLGQQLNAELRSRGWGRQDGPGPPSPCPSPSPRRSSPSPDSLGLPEDPCLGSRNEDGRLRPQPRLAGRRAVSVHEDQLQAPAERPLRLQRSPVLKRRPKLEAPPSPSIGSGLEAEPLPPQSTEPSSPPSPATNQRGGGPNP; from the exons ATGGCCCAGACCCCCGACGGCATATCCTGCGAGCTGCGAG GCTGCCCTTCCACAGGCGAGATCACCAAGTTCCTGTGGCCCAAGGAGGCAGAACTGCTGCTGAAAACCTGGCTGCCAGAGCGGGAGGGTGCCGAGCAAGGTCATGTCCTG GCGCTGCTCCGATGGAGAGCCTACCTGCTCCACACCTGCCTCCCTCTGAGG GTGGACTGCACATTCAGCTACCTGGAGGTCCAGGCCATGGTGCTGCAGGAGACACCCCCTCAG gtcaccTTTGAGCTGGAGTCCCTGCCTGAACTGGTCCTGGAGTTTACTGGTGTGGCTGCCCTGGAACAGCTGGCCCAGCACGTCGCTGCTGCCATCAGGAAGGTCTTCCCTCGCTCAACCCTTGG GAAACTCTTCCGGAGGCCCACACCCCCCTCCATGCTGGCTCGGCTGGAGAAAAGCAGCTCCTCAGAAGCCACCTCACCCAGCAGCCCCTGTG GGGGCTTCTCGGAGACATACGAGGCCCTGTGTGACTACAATGGCTTCCCCTTCCGAGAGGAGATTCAGTGG GATGTGGACACCATCTACCATCGTCAGGGCTGCCGCCATTTCAGCCTAGGAGACTTCAGCCATCTGGGAAGTCG GGACCTGGCCTTGAGTGTGGCTGCCCTGTCCTACAACCTCTGGTTCCGGTGCCTCTCCTGCGTGGACATGAAGCTG AGCCTTGAGGTCTCAGAACAGATTCTGCACATGATGAATCAGTCATCCCACCTGGAGGAGCTGGTGCTGGAGACCTGTGGCCTGAGGGG AGACTTTGTCCGACGACTGGCCCAGGCACTGGCGGGACATAGCAGCTCGGGACTGCGGGAGCTCAGCCTGGCCGGGAACCTGCTGGATGACCGAG GTGTGGCTGCCCTTAGCAGACACCTAGAGAAGCATCCTGGAGCCCTGAGGAGACTCAGCCTAGCGCAGACTGGGTTGACGCCGCGAG GAATGAGGGCTCTAGGCCGGGCACTGGCTTCCAATTCAGCCTTTGACTCTGCCCTGATCCACTTGGACCTTTCCGGGAACCCCGGGGCACTAGGGGCTTCGGAGGACCATGGG GGCCTCTATAGTTTCCTGAGCCGTCCTAACGTTCTGACGTTCCTGAATCTCGCAGGCACCGACACCGCCCTGGACACT CTCTTCGGGGCGCTGTCCCGCGGCGGCTGCTCCAGCCTGGCGCACCTCGACGCCTCAAGGAACGTCTTCTCCCGCAC gaaGTCCCGGGCTGCGCCCGATGCCCTGCAACTCTTCCTCAGCCGCACCGGGACGCTTCGGTACctgggcctggcgggctgcaaacTGCCACCCGACGCACTCAG GGCGCTTCTGGAAGGCCTGGCGCTCAACACGCACCTGAATGACCTACACCTGGACCTTAGCACGTGTGAG CTGCGCTCGGCGGGTGCTCAGGTGATACAAGACTTAGTGTGTGATGCTGGTGCAGTGAGCTCCCTGGATCTGGCAGATAATG GCTTTGGCTCAGACATGGTGACTCTGGTGCTGGCCATCGGGAGGAGTCGGTCCCTGCGACACGTGGCGCTTGGAAGGAACTTCAACGTCCGGTGCAA GGAGACCCTGGACGACGTCCTGCACCGGATTGTTCAGCTCATGCAGGATGACGACTGT CCCCTGCAGTCTCTGTCCGTGGCTGAGTCACGGCTGAAGCTGGGCGCCGGCGTCCTGCTCCGGGCCCTGGGCACCAATCCTAACCTGACAGCCCTGGATATCAGCGGCAACGCCATGGGGGATACGGGTGCCAAGATGCTGGCCAAGGCGCTTCGGGTCAACACGAGGCTCCG GTCTGTGGTCTGGGACCGAAACCACACATCTGCTCTGGGCCTGCTGGACGTGGCACAGGCCCTGGAACAGAACCGCAGCCTGAAGGCCATGCCTCTGCCTCTGAACGATGTGGCCCAGGCTCAACGCAGCCGTCCTGAACTGACAGCACGGGCCGTGCATCAG ATCCAAGCCTGTCTCTTGAGGAACAATCGCACAGACCACACCTCTACCGACGGCGCCTCCCGCCCGAAGCCCCTGGGTCTGGGGTCAGACCCCTCCGAGCAG GAAGTGAACGAACTGTGTCAGTCGGTGCAGGAGCACGTGGAGCTGCTGGGCTGTGGGGCTGGACCCCAGGGTGAAGCCGCTGTGCACCAGGCTGAGGATGCCATCCAAAACGCCAACTTCTCTCTCAGC ATTCTCCCCATTCTCTATGAGGCTGGGAGTTCCCCGAGCCACCAGTGGCAGCTGCGGCAGAAGCTGGAAGGCCTCCTGGGACAGGTGGGAGAGGTGTGCCGCCGGGACATTCAG GACTTCACTCAGGCCACACTGGACACAACAAGGAGCCTCTGTCCACAGACATTGCAGGGTCCCAGGTGGAGGGAGCAGCTAGAGGGGGTCCTCGGGGGCTCAAGGGGTCTCCCAGAGCTGCTCCCAGAGCACCTGCTGCAAGATGCCTTCACTCGGCTCAG GGACATGCGCCTGTCAGTCACAGGGACCTTGGCAGAGAGCATTGTGGCTCAGGCTGTGGCAGGTCTGAGTGCAGCCCGGGATCGGCTG GTGGAGAGTCTGGCTCAGCAGGCAACAGAGGCAGTGCCCCCTGTCGTACCGGCACTGGATGGAGACGAGTCCAGCCCCCTTGGGCCTGGGGAATTGGAAGGTCTTTTCTTtcctgaggagaaagaaaaggaagatgaagaggagCAGAAA GATGAAAGTCCTCCACAGAAATGGCCTGAATCCCTCCACTGTCTTCACGTGGACTCCTCCACTCACA GTGCTGCTGAGGAGCCGGAGCCCGAGCTGGCGGCTCCGGGGGAAGATGCAGAGCCGCAGGCGGGGCCATCCGCTCGTGGCTCGCCGAGCCCCGCCGCCCCTGGGCCCCCGGCCGGCCCGTTGCCTCGCATGGACCTGCCACCCTCCGGGCAACCCCTGCGCCATCCGACCCGGACCCGACCACGGCCGCGGCGCCAGCACCACCATCGCCCGCCGCCGGGGGGCCCCCAG gtgcccccagccctgccgcaGGAAGGGAATGGGCTCAGTGCCCGCGTGGATGAGGGTGTGGAGGAATTCTTCTCCAAAAGGCTGATCCACCAGGATCGCCT CTGGGCCCCGGAGGAGGACCCGGCAGCCGAGGGGGGTACCACCCCTGTCCCCCGTACACTTCGCAAGAAGCTGGGCACACTCTTTGCCTTCAAGAAGCCTCGTTCAACACGTGGGTCACGACCTGATCTTGAGACCAGCCCTGGAGCAGCTCCCCGCTCTCGAAAAACCACACTCGGGGACTTGCTTCGGCCACCAGCCCGTCCTGGCCGTGGTGAGGAGCCTGCTGGGGCTGAGGGGGGCACCGGCAGCCCAGACCCAACCCGCAGGAGTCGCCCTCGATACACCCGTGAAAGCAAGGCCTACTCCCTGATACTGCTCCCtgctgaggaggaggagacagtggGTGCCAGGCCCGACAAG CGGCGGCCCCTGGAGCGGGGAGACACAGAGCTGGCCCCATCCTTTGAGCAGCGAGTACAAGTGATGCTGCAGAGGATCGGCGTGAGCAGAAGCAGTGGGAGTGCCGAAGGCAAGAGGAAGCAA AGCAAAGATGGAGAGATCAAGAAGGCTGGCTCGGATG GTGACATTATGGACAGTTCCACAGAGGCTCCTCCTATCTCGATCAAGTCCCGCACCCACTCTGTGTCTGCTG ACCCTTCATGCAGACCTGGGTCAGGGAGCCAAGGGCCCGAGTCTGCCACCTGGAAGACACTGGGGCAGCAGCTAAACGCCGAGCTCAGGAGCCGTGGTTGGGGCCGACAGGATGGTCCGGGCCCCCCGTCCCCATGTCCCAGCCCAAGCCCCCGAAGATCCAGCCCCTCCCCAGACAGCCTGGGCCTTCCAGAGGATCCCTGCTTAGGCTCCAGGAATGAAG ATGGCCGGCTGAGGCCGCAGCCCCGCTTGGCAGGGCGACGAGCAGTGTCTGTGCATGAGGACCAGCTCCAGGCCCCTGCTG AACGGCCCCTGAGGCTACAGCGCTCCCCTGTCCTCAAGCGCAGGCCAAAGCTTGAGGCGCCTCCATCTCCAAGCATAG GATCTGGCCTTGAAGCCGAGCCTCTACCCCCCCAGTCTACAGAGCCCTCCAGCCCACCCTCCCCAGCCACAAACCAAAGAGGCGGCGGCCCCAACCCCTGA
- the CARMIL2 gene encoding capping protein, Arp2/3 and myosin-I linker protein 2 isoform X5: protein MAQTPDGISCELRGEITKFLWPKEAELLLKTWLPEREGAEQGHVLALLRWRAYLLHTCLPLRVDCTFSYLEVQAMVLQETPPQVTFELESLPELVLEFTGVAALEQLAQHVAAAIRKVFPRSTLGKLFRRPTPPSMLARLEKSSSSEATSPSSPCGGFSETYEALCDYNGFPFREEIQWDVDTIYHRQGCRHFSLGDFSHLGSRDLALSVAALSYNLWFRCLSCVDMKLSLEVSEQILHMMNQSSHLEELVLETCGLRGDFVRRLAQALAGHSSSGLRELSLAGNLLDDRGVAALSRHLEKHPGALRRLSLAQTGLTPRGMRALGRALASNSAFDSALIHLDLSGNPGALGASEDHGGLYSFLSRPNVLTFLNLAGTDTALDTLFGALSRGGCSSLAHLDASRNVFSRTKSRAAPDALQLFLSRTGTLRYLGLAGCKLPPDALRALLEGLALNTHLNDLHLDLSTCELRSAGAQVIQDLVCDAGAVSSLDLADNGFGSDMVTLVLAIGRSRSLRHVALGRNFNVRCKETLDDVLHRIVQLMQDDDCPLQSLSVAESRLKLGAGVLLRALGTNPNLTALDISGNAMGDTGAKMLAKALRVNTRLRSVVWDRNHTSALGLLDVAQALEQNRSLKAMPLPLNDVAQAQRSRPELTARAVHQIQACLLRNNRTDHTSTDGASRPKPLGLGSDPSEQEVNELCQSVQEHVELLGCGAGPQGEAAVHQAEDAIQNANFSLSILPILYEAGSSPSHQWQLRQKLEGLLGQVGEVCRRDIQDFTQATLDTTRSLCPQTLQGPRWREQLEGVLGGSRGLPELLPEHLLQDAFTRLRDMRLSVTGTLAESIVAQAVAGLSAARDRLVESLAQQATEAVPPVVPALDGDESSPLGPGELEGLFFPEEKEKEDEEEQKDESPPQKWPESLHCLHVDSSTHSAAEEPEPELAAPGEDAEPQAGPSARGSPSPAAPGPPAGPLPRMDLPPSGQPLRHPTRTRPRPRRQHHHRPPPGGPQVPPALPQEGNGLSARVDEGVEEFFSKRLIHQDRLWAPEEDPAAEGGTTPVPRTLRKKLGTLFAFKKPRSTRGSRPDLETSPGAAPRSRKTTLGDLLRPPARPGRGEEPAGAEGGTGSPDPTRRSRPRYTRESKAYSLILLPAEEEETVGARPDKRRPLERGDTELAPSFEQRVQVMLQRIGVSRSSGSAEGKRKQSKDGEIKKAGSDGDIMDSSTEAPPISIKSRTHSVSADPSCRPGSGSQGPESATWKTLGQQLNAELRSRGWGRQDGPGPPSPCPSPSPRRSSPSPDSLGLPEDPCLGSRNEERPLRLQRSPVLKRRPKLEAPPSPSIGSGLEAEPLPPQSTEPSSPPSPATNQRGGGPNP, encoded by the exons ATGGCCCAGACCCCCGACGGCATATCCTGCGAGCTGCGAG GCGAGATCACCAAGTTCCTGTGGCCCAAGGAGGCAGAACTGCTGCTGAAAACCTGGCTGCCAGAGCGGGAGGGTGCCGAGCAAGGTCATGTCCTG GCGCTGCTCCGATGGAGAGCCTACCTGCTCCACACCTGCCTCCCTCTGAGG GTGGACTGCACATTCAGCTACCTGGAGGTCCAGGCCATGGTGCTGCAGGAGACACCCCCTCAG gtcaccTTTGAGCTGGAGTCCCTGCCTGAACTGGTCCTGGAGTTTACTGGTGTGGCTGCCCTGGAACAGCTGGCCCAGCACGTCGCTGCTGCCATCAGGAAGGTCTTCCCTCGCTCAACCCTTGG GAAACTCTTCCGGAGGCCCACACCCCCCTCCATGCTGGCTCGGCTGGAGAAAAGCAGCTCCTCAGAAGCCACCTCACCCAGCAGCCCCTGTG GGGGCTTCTCGGAGACATACGAGGCCCTGTGTGACTACAATGGCTTCCCCTTCCGAGAGGAGATTCAGTGG GATGTGGACACCATCTACCATCGTCAGGGCTGCCGCCATTTCAGCCTAGGAGACTTCAGCCATCTGGGAAGTCG GGACCTGGCCTTGAGTGTGGCTGCCCTGTCCTACAACCTCTGGTTCCGGTGCCTCTCCTGCGTGGACATGAAGCTG AGCCTTGAGGTCTCAGAACAGATTCTGCACATGATGAATCAGTCATCCCACCTGGAGGAGCTGGTGCTGGAGACCTGTGGCCTGAGGGG AGACTTTGTCCGACGACTGGCCCAGGCACTGGCGGGACATAGCAGCTCGGGACTGCGGGAGCTCAGCCTGGCCGGGAACCTGCTGGATGACCGAG GTGTGGCTGCCCTTAGCAGACACCTAGAGAAGCATCCTGGAGCCCTGAGGAGACTCAGCCTAGCGCAGACTGGGTTGACGCCGCGAG GAATGAGGGCTCTAGGCCGGGCACTGGCTTCCAATTCAGCCTTTGACTCTGCCCTGATCCACTTGGACCTTTCCGGGAACCCCGGGGCACTAGGGGCTTCGGAGGACCATGGG GGCCTCTATAGTTTCCTGAGCCGTCCTAACGTTCTGACGTTCCTGAATCTCGCAGGCACCGACACCGCCCTGGACACT CTCTTCGGGGCGCTGTCCCGCGGCGGCTGCTCCAGCCTGGCGCACCTCGACGCCTCAAGGAACGTCTTCTCCCGCAC gaaGTCCCGGGCTGCGCCCGATGCCCTGCAACTCTTCCTCAGCCGCACCGGGACGCTTCGGTACctgggcctggcgggctgcaaacTGCCACCCGACGCACTCAG GGCGCTTCTGGAAGGCCTGGCGCTCAACACGCACCTGAATGACCTACACCTGGACCTTAGCACGTGTGAG CTGCGCTCGGCGGGTGCTCAGGTGATACAAGACTTAGTGTGTGATGCTGGTGCAGTGAGCTCCCTGGATCTGGCAGATAATG GCTTTGGCTCAGACATGGTGACTCTGGTGCTGGCCATCGGGAGGAGTCGGTCCCTGCGACACGTGGCGCTTGGAAGGAACTTCAACGTCCGGTGCAA GGAGACCCTGGACGACGTCCTGCACCGGATTGTTCAGCTCATGCAGGATGACGACTGT CCCCTGCAGTCTCTGTCCGTGGCTGAGTCACGGCTGAAGCTGGGCGCCGGCGTCCTGCTCCGGGCCCTGGGCACCAATCCTAACCTGACAGCCCTGGATATCAGCGGCAACGCCATGGGGGATACGGGTGCCAAGATGCTGGCCAAGGCGCTTCGGGTCAACACGAGGCTCCG GTCTGTGGTCTGGGACCGAAACCACACATCTGCTCTGGGCCTGCTGGACGTGGCACAGGCCCTGGAACAGAACCGCAGCCTGAAGGCCATGCCTCTGCCTCTGAACGATGTGGCCCAGGCTCAACGCAGCCGTCCTGAACTGACAGCACGGGCCGTGCATCAG ATCCAAGCCTGTCTCTTGAGGAACAATCGCACAGACCACACCTCTACCGACGGCGCCTCCCGCCCGAAGCCCCTGGGTCTGGGGTCAGACCCCTCCGAGCAG GAAGTGAACGAACTGTGTCAGTCGGTGCAGGAGCACGTGGAGCTGCTGGGCTGTGGGGCTGGACCCCAGGGTGAAGCCGCTGTGCACCAGGCTGAGGATGCCATCCAAAACGCCAACTTCTCTCTCAGC ATTCTCCCCATTCTCTATGAGGCTGGGAGTTCCCCGAGCCACCAGTGGCAGCTGCGGCAGAAGCTGGAAGGCCTCCTGGGACAGGTGGGAGAGGTGTGCCGCCGGGACATTCAG GACTTCACTCAGGCCACACTGGACACAACAAGGAGCCTCTGTCCACAGACATTGCAGGGTCCCAGGTGGAGGGAGCAGCTAGAGGGGGTCCTCGGGGGCTCAAGGGGTCTCCCAGAGCTGCTCCCAGAGCACCTGCTGCAAGATGCCTTCACTCGGCTCAG GGACATGCGCCTGTCAGTCACAGGGACCTTGGCAGAGAGCATTGTGGCTCAGGCTGTGGCAGGTCTGAGTGCAGCCCGGGATCGGCTG GTGGAGAGTCTGGCTCAGCAGGCAACAGAGGCAGTGCCCCCTGTCGTACCGGCACTGGATGGAGACGAGTCCAGCCCCCTTGGGCCTGGGGAATTGGAAGGTCTTTTCTTtcctgaggagaaagaaaaggaagatgaagaggagCAGAAA GATGAAAGTCCTCCACAGAAATGGCCTGAATCCCTCCACTGTCTTCACGTGGACTCCTCCACTCACA GTGCTGCTGAGGAGCCGGAGCCCGAGCTGGCGGCTCCGGGGGAAGATGCAGAGCCGCAGGCGGGGCCATCCGCTCGTGGCTCGCCGAGCCCCGCCGCCCCTGGGCCCCCGGCCGGCCCGTTGCCTCGCATGGACCTGCCACCCTCCGGGCAACCCCTGCGCCATCCGACCCGGACCCGACCACGGCCGCGGCGCCAGCACCACCATCGCCCGCCGCCGGGGGGCCCCCAG gtgcccccagccctgccgcaGGAAGGGAATGGGCTCAGTGCCCGCGTGGATGAGGGTGTGGAGGAATTCTTCTCCAAAAGGCTGATCCACCAGGATCGCCT CTGGGCCCCGGAGGAGGACCCGGCAGCCGAGGGGGGTACCACCCCTGTCCCCCGTACACTTCGCAAGAAGCTGGGCACACTCTTTGCCTTCAAGAAGCCTCGTTCAACACGTGGGTCACGACCTGATCTTGAGACCAGCCCTGGAGCAGCTCCCCGCTCTCGAAAAACCACACTCGGGGACTTGCTTCGGCCACCAGCCCGTCCTGGCCGTGGTGAGGAGCCTGCTGGGGCTGAGGGGGGCACCGGCAGCCCAGACCCAACCCGCAGGAGTCGCCCTCGATACACCCGTGAAAGCAAGGCCTACTCCCTGATACTGCTCCCtgctgaggaggaggagacagtggGTGCCAGGCCCGACAAG CGGCGGCCCCTGGAGCGGGGAGACACAGAGCTGGCCCCATCCTTTGAGCAGCGAGTACAAGTGATGCTGCAGAGGATCGGCGTGAGCAGAAGCAGTGGGAGTGCCGAAGGCAAGAGGAAGCAA AGCAAAGATGGAGAGATCAAGAAGGCTGGCTCGGATG GTGACATTATGGACAGTTCCACAGAGGCTCCTCCTATCTCGATCAAGTCCCGCACCCACTCTGTGTCTGCTG ACCCTTCATGCAGACCTGGGTCAGGGAGCCAAGGGCCCGAGTCTGCCACCTGGAAGACACTGGGGCAGCAGCTAAACGCCGAGCTCAGGAGCCGTGGTTGGGGCCGACAGGATGGTCCGGGCCCCCCGTCCCCATGTCCCAGCCCAAGCCCCCGAAGATCCAGCCCCTCCCCAGACAGCCTGGGCCTTCCAGAGGATCCCTGCTTAGGCTCCAGGAATGAAG AACGGCCCCTGAGGCTACAGCGCTCCCCTGTCCTCAAGCGCAGGCCAAAGCTTGAGGCGCCTCCATCTCCAAGCATAG GATCTGGCCTTGAAGCCGAGCCTCTACCCCCCCAGTCTACAGAGCCCTCCAGCCCACCCTCCCCAGCCACAAACCAAAGAGGCGGCGGCCCCAACCCCTGA